One stretch of Eggerthella lenta DSM 2243 DNA includes these proteins:
- a CDS encoding FAD-dependent oxidoreductase, with protein MTQESIPSMDRRSFLKGAFATSAVATAAVAGVGTLAGCAAQPKEGTAGASKASAKGTAGTYEFETAPEPIADSDIKETVDADVVIVGAGFSGLCCALSAAENGLNVVMLERMDHVVGRGGSIYAMNSKLTKEKGYECSVEEIARRYKRMMGYHSYRVDGRKWMLHFNRSGEAMDWLIDRMTTASSVGGSDLTPVMEHWYEDPEEINGEFPGTHEFLDGPNGKGPDDNPQQDVCDNMAAYCAKEGVDIRYQTEAKQLVKDGDKVVGVVAKTGDGYTRFNAKKGVVMATGDFGQDKDMLEKFIPWAAHQTDFGGIWDGSGHKMAYWAGAAVDKNETPTPMIFCFQWRSITRQVRAFQGLMVNSDGRRYDNEDNVISHGALALTHEKGHYAYAIWDDDYANEPQWQNHRYVDGPKVFETPDDVRAYWQTTIDGPGTINMNGSGDIEVKMIKADTIEKLVEELGLPKEETLKTIEAYNGYCDKGVDEEFGKRKELLLPVKNGPFYGIKCTPWFLTTTGGIRCNDDMQVMDEDNEVIEGLYCLGSTVGDMYCNCYSTHFPGHNLGGTCLTFGYVTGRKLAGAE; from the coding sequence ATGACGCAGGAAAGCATTCCCAGCATGGATCGACGCAGTTTCTTGAAAGGAGCCTTCGCCACAAGCGCCGTGGCTACCGCCGCCGTCGCTGGCGTAGGTACGCTAGCAGGATGCGCCGCGCAACCGAAGGAGGGCACGGCGGGCGCCTCCAAAGCCAGCGCGAAGGGCACGGCAGGTACGTACGAATTCGAAACCGCACCCGAGCCTATCGCCGACAGCGATATCAAAGAGACGGTCGATGCCGACGTCGTAATCGTCGGCGCGGGCTTCTCAGGCCTATGTTGCGCGTTGTCTGCCGCGGAGAACGGCTTGAACGTCGTGATGCTCGAGCGCATGGATCATGTGGTGGGACGCGGCGGTTCCATCTACGCCATGAACTCAAAGCTGACGAAGGAGAAGGGCTACGAGTGCTCAGTGGAAGAGATCGCTCGACGCTACAAGCGCATGATGGGATACCACTCCTACCGGGTGGATGGCCGCAAGTGGATGCTGCACTTCAACCGTTCAGGAGAAGCCATGGACTGGCTCATCGACCGCATGACCACGGCAAGCTCCGTGGGCGGCAGCGACCTCACCCCTGTCATGGAGCACTGGTACGAGGACCCGGAGGAGATCAACGGCGAATTCCCCGGTACGCACGAATTTTTGGACGGCCCGAACGGCAAAGGTCCCGACGACAACCCGCAACAGGACGTATGCGACAACATGGCGGCGTACTGCGCAAAGGAAGGCGTAGACATCCGCTACCAGACCGAGGCGAAGCAGCTGGTGAAGGACGGCGACAAGGTCGTGGGCGTCGTGGCGAAAACCGGCGACGGCTACACCCGCTTCAATGCCAAGAAAGGCGTAGTCATGGCTACGGGCGACTTCGGCCAAGACAAGGACATGCTGGAAAAGTTCATCCCCTGGGCAGCGCACCAAACAGACTTCGGCGGCATCTGGGACGGCTCAGGCCACAAGATGGCGTACTGGGCCGGCGCGGCCGTGGACAAGAACGAGACGCCCACGCCCATGATCTTCTGCTTCCAATGGCGCTCCATCACCCGCCAGGTGCGCGCGTTCCAAGGCCTCATGGTGAACTCCGACGGCCGCCGCTACGATAACGAGGACAACGTTATATCGCACGGAGCCCTAGCGTTAACCCACGAGAAGGGCCACTACGCATATGCCATCTGGGACGATGATTATGCGAACGAGCCGCAGTGGCAGAACCACCGCTACGTGGACGGCCCCAAAGTGTTCGAGACGCCCGACGACGTGCGCGCCTACTGGCAGACCACCATCGACGGTCCTGGAACCATCAACATGAACGGCTCGGGCGACATCGAGGTGAAGATGATCAAAGCCGACACCATCGAGAAGCTGGTAGAGGAGTTGGGTCTGCCGAAGGAGGAGACGCTCAAAACCATTGAGGCTTACAACGGATACTGCGACAAGGGAGTCGACGAAGAGTTCGGCAAGCGCAAAGAATTGCTGCTCCCTGTCAAGAACGGCCCGTTCTACGGAATCAAATGCACGCCTTGGTTCCTCACAACTACCGGCGGCATCCGCTGCAACGACGACATGCAGGTGATGGACGAGGACAACGAGGTCATCGAGGGTCTGTACTGCCTCGGATCCACCGTCGGCGACATGTACTGCAACTGCTACTCCACGCACTTCCCCGGCCATAACCTGGGCGGCACGTGCCTCACCTTCGGCTACGTTACCGGCCGCAAGCTGGCTGGCGCCGAATAG
- a CDS encoding energy-coupling factor transporter transmembrane component T family protein, whose translation MHACDARVKIVLLAAYSVTLFLVRSWMGLGLCALLFVTVAKVSRIPARRFFGLLVPVYVIVAFTVLFNGFSLDVGQAASAAPPALGDVSAGVLAAWEPVALIGSFGLVPAGLARGLFFAVRIVLLVVASLAVTYTTTSTELTDALGFFLRPLKRLGVPTDDIAMVFSLALRFIPVTAEEFGRVHDAQWARGASFAEGSLWERLRAWQTVLIPLFVGLFRRADSLAVAMDARCYGAPDVERTSLAPRAFSGRSGLVLAVGLLACVVLAVWL comes from the coding sequence GTGCACGCGTGTGACGCACGCGTGAAAATCGTGCTGCTAGCGGCGTATTCCGTCACGCTGTTTTTGGTGCGTTCTTGGATGGGCTTAGGGCTGTGCGCTTTGCTGTTCGTCACGGTGGCGAAGGTGTCGCGCATTCCGGCGCGGCGGTTCTTCGGTTTGCTCGTGCCGGTGTACGTGATCGTGGCGTTCACCGTGCTGTTCAACGGGTTCTCGCTTGACGTGGGGCAGGCTGCGAGCGCGGCTCCGCCGGCCTTGGGCGATGTGTCGGCGGGAGTGCTCGCCGCATGGGAGCCGGTGGCGCTGATCGGGTCGTTCGGGCTGGTGCCGGCAGGGCTTGCGCGCGGCCTTTTCTTCGCGGTGCGCATCGTGCTGCTGGTGGTGGCCAGCCTTGCGGTCACGTACACGACGACTTCCACCGAGCTGACCGACGCGCTGGGCTTCTTCCTGAGGCCGCTCAAGCGTTTGGGCGTTCCCACCGACGACATCGCCATGGTGTTCTCGTTGGCGCTGCGGTTCATTCCGGTGACGGCCGAGGAGTTCGGTCGCGTGCACGACGCCCAATGGGCGCGAGGTGCTTCGTTTGCCGAGGGCAGCCTGTGGGAACGGCTGCGCGCGTGGCAGACGGTGCTGATTCCCCTGTTTGTCGGGTTGTTCCGGCGTGCCGATTCGCTGGCTGTCGCCATGGACGCGCGCTGCTACGGCGCCCCTGATGTCGAGCGCACCTCGCTTGCGCCGCGCGCGTTCTCGGGGCGCAGCGGCCTCGTGCTGGCGGTGGGCTTGCTGGCATGCGTCGTTCTGGCCGTGTGGCTGTAG
- a CDS encoding Panacea domain-containing protein — MRKRGLSRVDYAVVRLNVLDEIAKEKTLDTGMRAFDSDRMRETVVYLARHVRDLYRTKLNKVLFYLDFAAYRDSGEGFTGLRYAKAPFGPVPDRFELLVAGLVDDEALALREQGDGQVIVAGRAEDPTCFSASDLSLLDAVCSFANGFASTSALSEFSHGERGWRETEVGGIISYGYAAHLLWAS, encoded by the coding sequence GTGCGGAAGCGCGGTCTCTCCCGGGTCGACTACGCGGTGGTTCGGCTCAACGTGCTGGACGAGATCGCGAAGGAAAAGACGCTGGATACGGGCATGCGCGCGTTCGATTCGGATCGCATGCGCGAGACCGTGGTCTACCTTGCCCGGCATGTTCGCGATCTGTATCGTACGAAGCTGAACAAGGTGCTGTTCTACCTGGATTTCGCCGCCTACCGCGACAGCGGGGAGGGGTTCACGGGTCTGCGCTATGCGAAGGCGCCGTTCGGTCCGGTTCCCGACCGGTTCGAGCTGCTGGTTGCCGGTCTCGTCGACGACGAGGCGCTCGCATTGCGCGAACAGGGCGACGGCCAGGTGATCGTTGCGGGACGCGCGGAGGATCCCACCTGTTTTTCTGCATCCGACCTGAGCCTGCTCGACGCGGTATGCTCGTTCGCCAACGGCTTCGCTTCAACGTCGGCGTTATCCGAGTTCTCCCATGGCGAGCGAGGCTGGCGCGAGACGGAGGTGGGGGGCATCATCTCGTACGGGTACGCCGCGCACCTTCTCTGGGCTTCGTGA
- a CDS encoding twin-arginine translocation signal domain-containing protein, whose translation METNVSRRDFLKGSIVVALGAAGAATLSSCAGGDAAAKADSAVATAPDTAAKTATLHRGYGAAHGDKCFTSVVVATAQDGTILAASVDDYQFMPADSAGITPVPNSDAGFADGYAEGKVLMSKTVNNDAYSASMKEKAQSTTPWLTSMKAIEAYCVGKKASDLTKTSLDAVTGATLVDAPNYLKLVSEVAGSDDITTTGAYAGDGSDLKMGCATAAAHGDKAFAEAVSLVQGDVLVASSIDEFQFADASSAGLVPVPNSDAAFAEGYAEGKALMSKSVNSDMYSASMKEKAQSTTPWIESMSAIESFVAGQKIADVKAKGPDAVSGATLVDTAGYVDTAVAAAKTA comes from the coding sequence ATGGAAACGAACGTCTCGCGTCGTGATTTTCTTAAGGGAAGCATCGTGGTCGCATTGGGCGCGGCCGGTGCTGCTACGCTCAGCTCGTGCGCAGGCGGCGATGCTGCAGCGAAAGCTGATTCTGCAGTTGCAACCGCGCCCGACACCGCTGCCAAAACTGCGACCTTGCATCGCGGCTACGGCGCCGCTCACGGAGACAAGTGCTTTACGAGCGTGGTTGTCGCCACGGCCCAAGACGGTACCATCCTCGCCGCCAGCGTGGATGACTATCAGTTCATGCCTGCTGATTCGGCGGGCATCACGCCCGTGCCGAACTCCGACGCTGGATTTGCGGACGGGTACGCCGAGGGCAAGGTGCTCATGTCGAAGACGGTGAACAACGATGCCTATTCGGCCAGCATGAAGGAGAAAGCCCAGTCCACCACGCCGTGGTTGACGTCGATGAAGGCGATAGAGGCGTACTGCGTGGGCAAGAAGGCCTCCGATCTGACGAAGACGAGCCTCGATGCCGTGACGGGAGCCACCCTCGTGGACGCGCCCAACTATCTGAAGCTCGTGTCCGAGGTCGCCGGGAGCGACGACATCACCACGACGGGTGCGTATGCCGGCGACGGTTCCGACCTCAAGATGGGATGCGCCACCGCGGCTGCTCACGGTGACAAGGCGTTCGCGGAAGCCGTTTCCCTTGTGCAGGGGGACGTGTTGGTTGCTTCGAGCATCGACGAGTTCCAGTTCGCCGACGCTTCGTCTGCCGGCCTGGTGCCCGTGCCCAATTCGGACGCCGCCTTCGCCGAAGGGTACGCCGAGGGCAAGGCGCTCATGTCCAAGTCGGTGAACTCCGATATGTACAGCGCCAGCATGAAGGAAAAGGCCCAGTCCACTACGCCGTGGATCGAATCCATGTCGGCTATCGAGTCCTTTGTGGCCGGACAGAAGATCGCCGACGTGAAGGCGAAGGGCCCGGACGCGGTTTCGGGCGCCACGCTCGTCGATACCGCCGGCTACGTCGACACCGCCGTTGCGGCTGCTAAGACGGCGTAG
- the rpmJ gene encoding 50S ribosomal protein L36, which yields MKVRPSVKKMCDKCKIIRRHGKVLVICENPRHKQRQG from the coding sequence ATGAAGGTACGTCCTTCGGTCAAGAAAATGTGCGACAAGTGCAAAATCATCCGACGCCATGGCAAGGTGCTCGTCATTTGCGAGAACCCCCGCCATAAGCAGCGTCAGGGCTAG
- a CDS encoding DNA-directed RNA polymerase subunit alpha, which yields MTEFMRPTVTTEEVNDTVARFIVEPLERGYGYTLGNCMRRVLLSSLDGAKATAIQIEGVQHEFTTAEGVIEDITDIVLNVKGLVFSALNDDIEEATAHVSAEGPCTVTGADLDIPTEFTLVNPEHVIATVADGGQLDMTVRIGVGRGYVSAERNKRTEDPIGVIHVDSLFSPVRRCTLNVTDTRVGQRTDYDKLVLEVETDGSITPTEAVCRASNIINQYMGAFLSLSDVVDEEEGEIPSIFAPEGQESNAELDKQIEDLDLSVRSYNCLKRAGIHSVRQLVEFSENDLLNIRNFGAKSIEEVKDKLISMDLNLKL from the coding sequence ATGACAGAGTTCATGAGGCCTACGGTAACAACGGAAGAAGTCAACGACACTGTCGCACGTTTCATAGTCGAGCCGCTCGAGCGTGGCTACGGCTACACGCTGGGCAACTGCATGCGCCGCGTTCTGCTCTCCTCGCTGGATGGTGCGAAAGCCACCGCCATCCAGATCGAGGGTGTGCAGCATGAGTTCACGACGGCCGAAGGCGTCATCGAGGATATCACCGATATCGTCCTGAATGTCAAGGGTCTTGTGTTCTCCGCACTGAACGATGATATCGAGGAAGCCACGGCGCATGTGTCGGCGGAGGGTCCTTGCACGGTGACGGGTGCCGATCTCGACATTCCCACCGAGTTCACGCTGGTCAACCCGGAGCACGTCATCGCTACGGTCGCCGACGGCGGTCAGCTGGACATGACGGTTCGCATCGGCGTGGGCCGCGGTTACGTGTCGGCCGAGCGCAACAAGCGCACGGAGGATCCCATCGGGGTCATCCATGTGGACTCGCTGTTCTCGCCGGTTCGCCGCTGCACGCTCAACGTCACCGACACCCGCGTGGGTCAGCGCACCGACTACGACAAGCTCGTGCTGGAAGTTGAGACTGACGGCAGCATCACGCCCACCGAGGCCGTGTGCCGCGCGTCCAACATCATCAACCAGTACATGGGCGCGTTTTTGAGCCTGTCCGACGTTGTCGACGAGGAGGAGGGCGAAATCCCGTCCATCTTCGCGCCGGAGGGCCAGGAGTCCAACGCCGAGCTGGACAAGCAGATCGAGGATCTCGACCTGTCCGTCCGCTCGTACAACTGCCTGAAGCGTGCCGGAATCCACTCGGTGCGCCAGCTCGTTGAGTTCTCCGAAAACGACCTGCTGAACATCAGAAACTTTGGTGCGAAGTCCATTGAAGAAGTGAAGGACAAGCTCATTTCCATGGACCTCAATTTGAAGCTATAG
- the rplQ gene encoding 50S ribosomal protein L17 — MRHNYKGRKLGTDFSHTKAMKKSLVNALFLNDRIKTVESRAKEIRPNVDKIITWAKKGDLHSRRLAIAALGDKELVREIFEKVEQGMFADRQGGYTRIMKLGNRKGDNAPMVIMELVTEPVKKKEEPKPAAKKATKKAAPKKVEAAEEAPKEEAAEAKAEEAAVEVAEKAEEAAAENAEAAEVETADAKEEEAAK; from the coding sequence ATGCGACACAACTACAAGGGCCGCAAGCTGGGCACCGACTTCAGCCACACCAAGGCCATGAAGAAGAGCTTGGTGAACGCCCTGTTCCTGAACGACCGTATCAAGACGGTCGAGTCCCGCGCCAAGGAGATCCGTCCGAACGTGGATAAGATCATCACGTGGGCCAAGAAGGGCGACCTGCATTCCCGTCGTCTGGCCATCGCGGCTCTGGGCGACAAAGAACTCGTGCGCGAGATCTTCGAGAAGGTCGAGCAGGGCATGTTCGCCGACCGCCAGGGCGGCTACACCCGCATCATGAAGCTGGGCAACCGCAAGGGCGACAACGCTCCCATGGTTATCATGGAGCTCGTGACCGAGCCCGTGAAGAAGAAGGAAGAGCCGAAGCCCGCTGCCAAGAAGGCGACGAAGAAGGCCGCTCCGAAGAAGGTCGAGGCTGCGGAGGAGGCTCCGAAGGAGGAGGCCGCCGAGGCCAAGGCCGAGGAAGCCGCCGTCGAGGTTGCCGAGAAGGCCGAAGAGGCTGCCGCCGAGAACGCGGAAGCCGCCGAGGTCGAGACGGCCGATGCCAAGGAGGAAGAGGCTGCTAAGTAG
- a CDS encoding type II toxin-antitoxin system MqsR family toxin: MGTVAERWKIEAVLALVRRARFECFRVVGSGDPRNKTRAFMKAIGYREADVHRAVRDLEVADYSSGPLQDDKGRPRDLWVFGRYLEEYEVYIKLTAYLKADDVQAVCVSFHEAEWPLVYPYRKAS; this comes from the coding sequence ATGGGGACGGTTGCAGAACGCTGGAAGATCGAAGCGGTGCTGGCGCTGGTGCGGCGAGCGCGCTTTGAATGCTTTCGTGTTGTAGGGTCTGGAGATCCGAGAAATAAGACGCGTGCTTTTATGAAGGCCATTGGCTATCGTGAAGCTGATGTGCATCGAGCTGTTCGAGATCTTGAAGTCGCTGACTATTCAAGCGGCCCCTTGCAAGACGACAAAGGACGGCCGCGTGATCTGTGGGTGTTTGGCAGATACCTTGAAGAATACGAAGTATATATAAAACTAACTGCATATCTTAAAGCGGACGATGTGCAGGCAGTCTGCGTCTCGTTCCATGAGGCTGAATGGCCGCTCGTCTATCCCTATAGGAAAGCGAGTTGA
- the rpsD gene encoding 30S ribosomal protein S4: MARYTGADCRLCRREGAKLFLKGDRCYTEKCAIERRNYAPGEAGKKRIKESEYRNQLREKQKTKRIYGVLEKQFRHYYDMANRQKGVTGENLLRILESRLDNVVYRLGFAKSRAEARQQVRHGHITVNGRRVDIPSFRVKPGDLVAVAPKAADLLVIKSALISNERVQVPSWLEVDIEKLQGSVLALPQRDQIDLDIREQLIVELYSK; this comes from the coding sequence ATGGCTCGTTATACTGGAGCGGACTGCCGTCTGTGCCGTCGTGAAGGGGCGAAGCTTTTCCTTAAGGGCGATCGCTGCTACACGGAGAAGTGCGCGATCGAGCGCCGCAACTACGCGCCGGGCGAGGCCGGCAAGAAGCGCATCAAGGAAAGCGAATATCGCAACCAGCTGCGCGAGAAGCAGAAGACCAAGCGCATCTACGGCGTCCTGGAGAAGCAGTTCCGTCATTACTACGATATGGCTAACCGCCAGAAGGGCGTGACGGGCGAGAACCTGCTGCGTATCCTGGAGAGCCGTCTCGACAACGTCGTGTACCGTCTCGGTTTCGCGAAGTCTCGCGCCGAGGCTCGTCAGCAGGTGCGTCACGGCCATATCACCGTGAACGGCCGTCGCGTCGACATCCCGTCGTTCCGCGTCAAGCCGGGCGACCTCGTGGCCGTCGCTCCGAAGGCTGCCGACCTGCTGGTCATCAAGAGCGCGCTCATCTCCAACGAGCGTGTTCAGGTGCCCTCATGGCTCGAGGTGGACATCGAGAAACTTCAGGGTAGTGTACTTGCTCTTCCGCAGCGCGATCAAATCGATCTGGACATTCGCGAGCAGCTCATCGTCGAACTTTACTCGAAATAA
- the rpsM gene encoding 30S ribosomal protein S13, which produces MARLVGVDLPRDKRIEVGLTYIYGIGLTTSKKILAETGVDPSVRVKDLTEDDLTKLRDYIQANIKVEGDLHREVSQNVKRLMEIGCYRGLRHRRGLPVRGQRTHTNARTRKGPRKQIGGKKK; this is translated from the coding sequence ATGGCACGTCTTGTTGGTGTCGACCTTCCTCGCGACAAGCGCATTGAAGTCGGCTTGACCTACATCTACGGCATCGGTCTGACGACCTCCAAGAAGATCCTCGCTGAAACCGGCGTCGATCCCAGCGTCCGCGTGAAGGACCTCACGGAGGATGACCTTACCAAGCTGCGCGACTACATTCAGGCGAACATCAAGGTGGAGGGCGACCTGCACCGCGAGGTTTCCCAGAACGTCAAGCGCCTCATGGAGATCGGCTGCTATCGTGGACTCCGTCATCGTCGCGGCCTGCCCGTTCGCGGACAGCGCACGCACACGAATGCGCGCACGCGCAAGGGTCCTCGTAAGCAAATCGGCGGAAAGAAAAAGTGA
- the rpsK gene encoding 30S ribosomal protein S11 encodes MAAKKNVRTRIKRSERKNIAVGAAHIKSTFNNTIVSITDPQGNVISWQSAGTVGFKGSRKSTPFAAQMAAEAAAKTAMEHGLRKVSVFVKGPGSGRETAIRSLQAAGLEIASIQDCTPIPHNGCRPRKRRRV; translated from the coding sequence GTGGCAGCTAAGAAAAACGTGCGCACGCGCATCAAGCGCTCCGAGCGTAAGAACATCGCCGTCGGCGCTGCGCATATTAAGTCTACGTTCAACAACACGATCGTGAGCATCACTGATCCTCAGGGCAATGTGATCTCCTGGCAGTCCGCCGGCACGGTCGGTTTCAAGGGTTCGCGCAAGTCCACGCCGTTCGCTGCGCAGATGGCCGCCGAGGCCGCTGCGAAGACGGCTATGGAGCATGGCCTGCGCAAGGTTTCCGTGTTCGTGAAGGGCCCGGGCTCGGGTCGCGAAACGGCCATCCGCTCTCTGCAGGCCGCCGGCCTCGAGATCGCCAGCATCCAGGATTGCACACCCATTCCGCACAACGGTTGCCGTCCGCGCAAGCGTCGTCGCGTGTAA
- a CDS encoding MFS transporter, which produces MAPSSSSSASSASRGRGKGFALVAAVYLLGLFIGALDTGIVTPARTVIQSDLGIGEQMGVWIITIYTLAYAAAIPVMGKLADRSGRKYVYLASILLFGVGSLLCGLAQDVGSFWMLLAARAVQAVGGGGIVPVATAEFGTTFPPEKRGLALGLVGGVYGIANIFGASAGSLILSVFGQANWQFIFYVNVPICAFIVVAGLFVLPNTRAEQVKPIDGWGIAVLVAMVLSLLYGLKNLDFFDLGASATSSDVWPFLLAFVVLLPVFVLIERRAADPVLNLSYFRDRDIVITLVLSVITGVILMGIIFIPQFAENVLKLPSGSGGYVVIVLAAFAGVGAPVSGKLIDRFGVKAVLAFGLAASAAGAMFLALVATQFANMATLIISLVAIGIGMGFTIGTPLNYMMLAKTKEREANSALATLSLVRSVGTAVAPAVLVAFIAHAGMAIPDRIMGVLPDAPGGQSIAQLASGQAQGGDGAGLPDDLQQLMKGSDVTTIVANVKTLAKTEIEQEAASAGMPAEAVDAAEQQYLAAIDDRAGDIESTFQSTVDEGFRGAFLLVGICSLVGLALLALYREDRPRPGQAKGEPTR; this is translated from the coding sequence ATGGCTCCGTCTTCTTCCTCATCTGCTTCGTCCGCCTCGCGCGGACGCGGCAAGGGGTTCGCGCTTGTTGCGGCCGTGTATCTGCTGGGCCTGTTCATCGGGGCGCTCGATACCGGCATCGTCACGCCTGCCCGCACGGTCATCCAGAGCGATCTGGGCATCGGCGAGCAGATGGGCGTGTGGATCATCACCATCTATACGCTTGCCTACGCGGCCGCCATTCCGGTGATGGGCAAGCTGGCGGACCGTTCGGGACGCAAGTACGTGTACCTTGCGAGCATCCTGCTGTTCGGTGTCGGGTCGCTTCTATGCGGGTTGGCGCAGGACGTGGGGAGCTTTTGGATGCTGTTAGCCGCGCGCGCCGTGCAGGCGGTGGGCGGAGGCGGCATCGTGCCTGTTGCCACGGCCGAGTTCGGCACGACGTTTCCTCCCGAGAAGCGCGGGCTGGCGTTGGGTCTGGTAGGCGGCGTGTACGGCATTGCCAACATCTTCGGAGCGTCGGCCGGCAGCCTGATCCTATCGGTGTTCGGGCAGGCCAACTGGCAGTTCATCTTCTACGTGAACGTTCCCATCTGCGCCTTCATCGTGGTGGCGGGGCTGTTCGTGCTGCCGAACACGCGAGCCGAGCAGGTGAAGCCCATCGACGGGTGGGGCATTGCAGTGCTGGTGGCGATGGTGTTGTCGCTGCTGTACGGACTGAAGAACCTCGATTTCTTCGATCTGGGAGCATCTGCGACCTCGTCTGACGTGTGGCCGTTCTTGCTCGCGTTCGTCGTGCTGCTTCCGGTGTTCGTGCTGATCGAGCGCCGCGCGGCCGACCCGGTGCTCAACCTGTCGTACTTCCGCGACCGCGACATCGTGATCACGTTGGTGCTGTCGGTGATCACCGGCGTCATCCTGATGGGCATCATCTTCATCCCGCAGTTCGCCGAGAACGTGCTGAAACTGCCCTCGGGCAGCGGCGGCTACGTAGTCATCGTGCTGGCGGCGTTCGCCGGGGTGGGAGCGCCGGTGTCGGGCAAGCTCATCGATCGCTTCGGCGTGAAGGCGGTGCTCGCGTTCGGGCTGGCGGCTTCGGCTGCGGGAGCGATGTTCCTGGCGCTGGTGGCCACGCAGTTCGCGAATATGGCGACGCTCATCATCAGCCTCGTGGCCATCGGCATCGGGATGGGCTTCACGATTGGAACGCCGCTCAACTACATGATGCTGGCGAAGACGAAGGAGCGCGAGGCGAACTCGGCGCTGGCGACGCTGTCGCTGGTGCGCTCGGTGGGCACGGCGGTCGCGCCTGCCGTGCTGGTTGCGTTCATCGCGCATGCGGGCATGGCCATTCCCGATCGCATCATGGGCGTTCTGCCCGATGCGCCGGGCGGGCAATCGATTGCGCAGCTAGCGAGCGGGCAAGCGCAGGGAGGCGATGGCGCTGGGTTGCCCGACGATCTTCAACAGCTGATGAAGGGGTCGGATGTGACCACGATCGTCGCGAACGTGAAGACGCTGGCAAAAACCGAGATCGAACAGGAAGCTGCTTCGGCGGGCATGCCGGCCGAAGCCGTCGACGCGGCGGAGCAACAGTACCTCGCCGCCATCGACGATCGGGCAGGCGACATAGAAAGCACGTTCCAGAGCACGGTCGACGAAGGCTTTCGCGGTGCGTTTCTGCTGGTGGGGATTTGCTCGCTCGTGGGGTTGGCGCTGCTTGCGCTCTACCGGGAAGACAGGCCGCGGCCCGGGCAGGCGAAGGGGGAGCCGACGCGCTGA
- the infA gene encoding translation initiation factor IF-1, whose protein sequence is MTKEDVIELEGTVLEALPNAMFRVELENGHKILAHISGKMRMHYIKILPGDKVTVELSVYDLNRGRITYRFK, encoded by the coding sequence TTGACCAAAGAAGATGTTATCGAGCTCGAGGGGACCGTCCTCGAAGCGCTGCCAAACGCTATGTTTAGGGTGGAGCTCGAAAACGGGCACAAGATATTGGCCCATATTTCTGGCAAGATGCGTATGCATTACATCAAGATCCTGCCGGGAGACAAGGTGACGGTCGAGCTGTCCGTCTACGACTTGAACCGCGGACGCATCACGTACCGGTTCAAATAG
- a CDS encoding ECF transporter S component produces the protein MVAESLPYGWQERSPKQVAAIVLLILMAMVLSFVELPVVPGAEWLKYDPSGIVSLLATILYGSWIGVAVAVTSWIPHLVTDPLGAFMNIMATVSLILVVGTVYRRKPCLMHAVLGCAAGVVVSSAVSICLNFVVTPLYMGATYEQVASLVLPALLPFNVVKALANSVVAIVSYRKLASLLEEQEGNLSNSDQNRS, from the coding sequence ATGGTCGCGGAGAGTTTGCCCTACGGATGGCAGGAGCGTTCGCCGAAGCAAGTCGCCGCCATCGTGCTGCTCATCCTCATGGCTATGGTGCTCAGCTTCGTCGAGCTGCCGGTGGTGCCCGGGGCCGAATGGTTGAAGTACGATCCATCGGGCATCGTCTCGCTGCTGGCTACGATCTTGTACGGATCTTGGATCGGCGTGGCCGTGGCCGTGACGTCATGGATACCGCACCTCGTCACCGATCCGCTCGGCGCGTTCATGAACATTATGGCCACCGTGTCGCTTATCCTTGTGGTGGGGACCGTGTACCGTCGGAAACCGTGCCTGATGCACGCCGTGCTGGGATGCGCTGCCGGCGTGGTGGTGTCCTCGGCGGTTTCCATTTGCCTGAACTTCGTGGTCACGCCGCTGTACATGGGCGCCACCTACGAACAGGTTGCTTCGCTGGTGTTGCCGGCATTGCTGCCGTTCAACGTGGTCAAGGCGCTGGCGAACTCCGTCGTAGCCATCGTATCGTACCGCAAGCTGGCTTCGTTGCTGGAGGAACAGGAAGGCAACCTTTCCAACTCCGACCAAAATCGCTCTTGA